The following are encoded together in the uncultured Sphaerochaeta sp. genome:
- a CDS encoding DEAD/DEAH box helicase, which yields MKAFRSLTKPLMLRRVKTDTSIISDLPEKLVLERYANLSLEQKVLYKGIVEETEKTLQDADGIAKKGAVFKLMTSLKQVCCHPALYCDTRCKETGNSGKTTLLMDLLESIHQQNEKVFVFTQYAQMGFLLQELLKESFSLDAPFLHGGSSRQQRDAMVKQFQSDPECWLMLLSIRAGGTGLNLTSASHVIHYDLWWNPAVENQATDRAFRIGQDKQVTVHRLITEGTFEERINDMLTSKKNLADSVVSAGEHWTTELSTEQLKELVELRESHTETAPR from the coding sequence TTGAAGGCATTCCGATCCCTTACAAAACCCTTGATGCTTCGTCGAGTCAAAACCGATACTTCCATCATCAGTGACTTACCAGAGAAGTTGGTTCTTGAACGGTACGCAAATCTATCCTTGGAGCAGAAAGTACTATACAAGGGAATTGTGGAGGAGACGGAGAAAACACTTCAGGATGCAGACGGCATTGCAAAGAAGGGAGCTGTCTTCAAGTTAATGACATCCCTCAAACAGGTCTGTTGCCACCCTGCCCTCTATTGCGACACCAGATGCAAGGAAACTGGAAACTCCGGTAAGACTACCCTCTTGATGGACCTGCTTGAATCGATTCACCAACAAAATGAGAAAGTATTTGTTTTCACTCAATATGCCCAGATGGGATTCCTGCTTCAAGAGTTGTTGAAAGAATCATTCTCATTGGATGCCCCCTTCCTGCATGGAGGATCCTCCAGGCAACAGAGGGATGCAATGGTGAAGCAATTCCAATCTGATCCTGAATGCTGGCTGATGCTTCTCTCAATCAGGGCAGGGGGGACAGGCTTGAATCTTACATCAGCAAGCCATGTGATTCACTATGATCTATGGTGGAATCCCGCTGTGGAGAACCAAGCAACCGACCGCGCGTTCAGGATTGGGCAAGACAAACAGGTAACTGTCCACCGGCTTATCACAGAAGGAACATTTGAGGAACGCATCAACGATATGCTCACTTCCAAAAAAAATCTGGCTGACAGTGTTGTATCAGCAGGGGAGCATTGGACAACAGAGCTCTCAACTGAACAGCTGAAAGAGCTCGTCGAATTGAGGGAGAGCCACACAGAAACAGCCCCTCGTTGA
- a CDS encoding substrate-binding domain-containing protein, with protein MKKTVAILLVLALVCTGLFAQGGKEAADDTIKIGALIRNLNEQFVKDYADNLRKLAEENGVELNLQDAQGDVARQLDQLNTLITQGYKYFVIIPQDTSVTEQMAQQIQTVGGGAAFSNIQPSVEALKVGKDFYLASSPELVAGQYQAQIVDDYFTQYPNKAPGKELNILYLQGQLGHPAQISREAGFVDTLESLGYTVNFVAKDTADWTPDKAQEKMDTWLAAHRGKFNLVVAQNDGMALGAVESLVTNGLVDNDASDGTILSFPVLGIDATADALNSMDQDKLYATVLQDSVGQSSTAFELALAMATKGTAQGVTAWGIEPAKEVISEAPANDPAVISQCYLVPFKPITKENYKDLM; from the coding sequence ATGAAGAAGACTGTAGCTATTTTGTTGGTACTGGCACTTGTCTGTACTGGTCTTTTTGCACAGGGCGGAAAAGAAGCAGCCGATGATACGATTAAGATCGGTGCACTTATCAGAAATTTGAACGAACAGTTTGTTAAGGATTATGCTGACAATCTTCGCAAGCTTGCAGAAGAGAACGGCGTTGAATTGAACCTGCAGGATGCTCAGGGTGACGTAGCTCGTCAGCTCGATCAGCTCAACACCTTGATCACCCAGGGATACAAGTATTTTGTGATCATTCCCCAGGACACAAGTGTGACTGAGCAGATGGCACAGCAGATTCAGACTGTTGGTGGTGGCGCTGCCTTCTCCAACATCCAGCCTTCTGTCGAAGCGCTGAAGGTAGGTAAGGATTTCTACCTTGCTTCCTCACCTGAGTTGGTTGCTGGTCAGTATCAGGCACAGATTGTAGATGACTACTTCACCCAGTATCCTAACAAGGCTCCTGGTAAAGAGTTGAATATTCTGTACTTGCAGGGACAGCTTGGGCACCCCGCTCAGATTAGCCGTGAAGCTGGTTTTGTCGATACCCTCGAAAGCCTCGGCTATACCGTGAACTTCGTTGCGAAGGACACTGCTGACTGGACTCCAGACAAAGCTCAGGAGAAAATGGATACCTGGCTTGCAGCACACCGTGGGAAGTTCAACCTCGTGGTTGCACAGAACGACGGAATGGCTTTGGGCGCAGTTGAATCCTTGGTTACCAACGGTTTGGTTGACAATGATGCCAGCGATGGTACCATCCTGAGCTTCCCTGTTCTCGGCATCGATGCAACTGCCGATGCACTGAACTCCATGGATCAGGACAAGCTGTATGCTACCGTTCTGCAGGACTCAGTTGGACAGAGCAGCACTGCATTTGAGCTTGCACTTGCAATGGCTACCAAAGGCACTGCACAGGGCGTAACCGCTTGGGGAATCGAGCCTGCCAAGGAAGTCATCAGTGAAGCACCTGCAAATGACCCAGCTGTCATTTCCCAGTGCTACCTGGTTCCTTTCAAGCCGATCACCAAAGAGAATTACAAGGACTTGATGTAA
- a CDS encoding sugar ABC transporter ATP-binding protein, translated as MDTTFALEMEGITKTFPGVKALDGVTLRVKPGTVHALMGENGAGKSTLMKCLFGIYQEDSGIIKLNGKEHRFKDSHDALNQGVSMIHQELSNVPERSVAENLFLGREPLNKFGLIDHKKMNEDTRHLLKDLEINVKPEVRIGSLSISMQQTCEIAKAVSYNASVVVMDEPTSSLTDNEVKHLFKIINQLRDQNVAVIYISHKMEEIFTIADEVSVMRDGQMIGSYDVADMTNEKLISLMVGRDAKLRFPEFKSNVGEVLLKVENLSSPNPRSFQDVSFEVHRGEILGIGGLMGAQRTELMEAIFGVRATKEGRIYVDGDEILNMTPRKAIEHGIGMITEDRRGSGIFPLMNISNNTSIASLKEYLNKLHLLKHKEMKEESVRYNKALRTKTPTMETLIQNLSGGNQQKVIISRWLMTLPDILIMDEPTRGIDVGAKYEIYQIMGQLVEQGKAIIMVSSEMPELIGMSHRVMVLCSGKCTGVLDKSECTQENIMRLATKFM; from the coding sequence ATGGACACAACATTTGCCCTGGAAATGGAAGGGATTACCAAAACCTTCCCTGGTGTAAAAGCCCTCGATGGAGTAACGCTCCGGGTAAAGCCAGGAACAGTACACGCCTTGATGGGCGAGAATGGTGCAGGCAAATCGACGTTGATGAAGTGTTTGTTCGGTATTTACCAGGAAGATAGTGGGATTATCAAACTCAATGGAAAGGAGCACCGATTCAAGGACTCCCATGATGCGCTCAACCAGGGAGTGTCGATGATTCACCAAGAGCTGAGCAATGTTCCTGAGCGCTCGGTGGCAGAGAATCTGTTTCTTGGTCGTGAGCCACTGAACAAGTTCGGTTTGATCGATCACAAGAAAATGAATGAAGATACCAGGCACCTGCTCAAGGACCTGGAGATTAATGTGAAACCGGAAGTTCGCATCGGTTCTCTGTCCATTTCCATGCAACAGACTTGTGAGATAGCCAAGGCGGTCAGTTACAATGCCTCGGTGGTTGTCATGGATGAACCTACCAGCTCACTAACGGATAACGAGGTCAAGCATCTCTTCAAGATCATCAACCAACTGAGGGACCAGAATGTAGCGGTTATCTATATATCCCATAAGATGGAAGAGATTTTTACCATAGCAGATGAAGTAAGTGTCATGCGCGATGGCCAGATGATCGGAAGTTATGATGTAGCAGATATGACCAACGAGAAACTCATTTCTCTTATGGTTGGTCGTGATGCAAAGCTTCGATTCCCTGAATTCAAGAGTAATGTGGGGGAGGTCCTGTTAAAGGTGGAGAATTTGAGTTCCCCCAATCCCAGAAGTTTTCAGGATGTTTCCTTTGAGGTCCATCGTGGGGAAATCCTAGGTATTGGTGGACTTATGGGTGCACAACGTACAGAATTGATGGAAGCCATTTTCGGTGTTCGTGCGACCAAGGAAGGAAGAATCTATGTTGATGGGGATGAAATCCTGAACATGACTCCACGAAAAGCCATCGAACATGGCATCGGGATGATTACCGAGGATAGAAGAGGGAGTGGTATTTTTCCCTTGATGAATATTTCAAACAATACATCGATTGCCTCCTTAAAAGAGTATCTGAATAAGTTACACCTCCTTAAACACAAGGAGATGAAGGAAGAGTCTGTTCGATACAACAAGGCACTCAGGACCAAGACTCCTACCATGGAGACATTGATCCAAAACCTTTCAGGAGGTAATCAGCAGAAGGTTATCATTAGTCGATGGTTGATGACCTTACCGGACATCCTGATTATGGATGAACCGACCAGAGGTATTGATGTCGGAGCTAAATATGAAATCTACCAGATTATGGGACAACTGGTTGAACAGGGAAAGGCCATTATCATGGTCTCCTCAGAAATGCCGGAATTGATCGGAATGTCCCACCGGGTAATGGTTCTTTGTTCTGGGAAATGTACTGGCGTGTTGGACAAGTCTGAGTGCACCCAAGAGAATATCATGCGTCTTGCAACGAAGTTCATGTAA
- a CDS encoding ABC transporter permease gives MEMKKLLNDSKKVASQYTTWVTFVGLLLLLSILTNGQALRWSSIRNLLIAESVRSFAALGVGMIIITKGIDLSIGYVVCLTASVAASFAQNPDYSSAIYAGQSFPLIVPIVAAVAAGGLFGLFNGYLIAYGKLPPFIATLGSMSIAKGLQLIYTKAAVVGSLNQNFKNISQGSVGPVPNLIIYVAIAALVVWILLKHTRQGTHFYAIGGNAQAARVSGINVERDLMMVYFYAGLLYGTAGTLLASRLGLANSLTANGMELDAIAAVTVGGVSQNGGVGKVSGMMVGVFTMGLINYGMSFLGVDSYYQQLVKGFIIIIAVYFDMKKYARRA, from the coding sequence ATGGAAATGAAAAAACTACTTAACGACAGCAAAAAAGTTGCCTCACAATATACAACTTGGGTCACCTTCGTTGGATTGTTGCTACTGCTTTCCATTCTGACCAACGGACAAGCACTGCGGTGGAGCAGTATCAGGAATCTCCTGATTGCTGAATCGGTCAGATCCTTTGCAGCCCTGGGTGTTGGTATGATCATCATCACCAAGGGAATCGACCTTTCCATCGGATATGTCGTCTGTCTAACTGCAAGCGTTGCGGCTTCCTTTGCACAGAATCCGGATTACAGCTCTGCAATTTATGCTGGCCAGAGTTTTCCTCTGATCGTCCCCATTGTAGCAGCCGTAGCCGCCGGTGGCCTTTTTGGACTCTTTAACGGCTATTTGATTGCATACGGGAAACTTCCTCCCTTTATTGCAACACTGGGTTCCATGTCCATTGCAAAGGGTTTGCAGCTCATCTATACCAAAGCCGCCGTTGTTGGATCCCTGAACCAGAACTTCAAGAATATTAGTCAGGGAAGCGTTGGCCCTGTCCCCAATCTTATCATCTATGTTGCCATTGCCGCTCTGGTTGTCTGGATATTGCTCAAACATACCCGTCAGGGAACACACTTCTATGCGATCGGTGGAAATGCACAGGCAGCACGGGTAAGTGGAATCAATGTCGAACGTGACCTTATGATGGTCTACTTTTATGCAGGTTTGCTCTATGGTACAGCTGGAACCCTCCTGGCAAGTCGCCTTGGTTTGGCAAACTCGCTTACCGCAAATGGTATGGAATTGGATGCTATTGCTGCAGTTACCGTTGGTGGTGTTTCGCAGAATGGTGGTGTTGGTAAAGTCAGTGGTATGATGGTCGGTGTCTTCACCATGGGCTTGATCAACTACGGAATGTCCTTCCTGGGCGTTGACAGCTACTACCAGCAATTGGTAAAAGGCTTTATCATTATCATCGCGGTCTACTTCGATATGAAGAAATACGCACGCCGCGCATAG
- a CDS encoding LacI family DNA-binding transcriptional regulator yields MGKREAATIKDVANLAGVSIATVSRVLNNLAVVNPETERKVLSAVNMLHYQRNAVARSLKLRVTKSIGIIVPEISNTFFTEIVEQLEKLLGPLGYALLLCSSENSVQEEKRKLAFLLERNVDALLVIPVGDVGAHFTSPAIANIPLVMLDRKIEGLRCDVVLTDNRKGAYDVTCALIREGKTNIGFLGGDNHVHTSVERLHGFLDAMHDHLLDVDPDFILLGGMTQKAGYTLMEKAFTMPKCPDTFFVVNDMVHIGATSYLMSKASREIRSKVVFSTFDYLYYAPLLKFCHYAVAQPLDQMGETAAQLLIRRLDGDLQGFPSTVVIEPTICVMEDNGGVVTDDKSIVAFNEHSPRFNRVFS; encoded by the coding sequence ATGGGCAAACGAGAAGCAGCAACAATCAAGGATGTCGCGAATCTTGCTGGCGTCTCCATTGCCACTGTCAGTAGAGTTCTGAACAATCTCGCTGTGGTGAATCCCGAGACGGAAAGGAAGGTGCTCTCCGCTGTCAATATGCTGCACTATCAGCGCAATGCGGTAGCACGTTCCCTGAAACTCAGGGTAACCAAGAGTATCGGAATCATCGTCCCAGAGATTTCAAACACCTTTTTTACCGAAATAGTCGAGCAGCTGGAAAAGTTGCTCGGCCCACTAGGGTATGCTCTACTGCTCTGTAGTTCAGAGAATTCAGTGCAGGAAGAAAAGCGTAAACTTGCATTCCTGCTTGAGCGAAATGTTGATGCACTTCTCGTTATTCCTGTCGGTGATGTTGGTGCACATTTTACCTCCCCTGCAATCGCAAATATTCCTCTGGTCATGCTCGACCGAAAGATTGAAGGATTGCGTTGTGATGTGGTCCTTACCGACAACCGCAAAGGGGCATACGATGTGACCTGTGCGCTGATCAGGGAAGGGAAAACCAATATTGGATTCCTAGGTGGGGACAACCATGTTCATACATCGGTTGAGCGTCTTCATGGGTTCTTGGATGCAATGCATGACCACCTGCTGGATGTTGACCCCGATTTCATCCTACTAGGAGGAATGACCCAGAAGGCTGGATATACCCTCATGGAAAAAGCTTTTACGATGCCGAAATGCCCTGATACCTTCTTTGTGGTAAATGATATGGTGCATATCGGTGCGACAAGCTATCTGATGAGCAAAGCTTCCAGGGAAATCCGTTCAAAGGTGGTATTCTCCACGTTCGATTATCTTTACTATGCTCCATTGCTCAAATTTTGCCACTATGCAGTAGCACAACCACTTGACCAGATGGGGGAAACGGCTGCGCAACTCCTAATCCGTCGTCTTGATGGTGATTTGCAAGGATTCCCTTCCACCGTTGTAATTGAACCAACCATCTGTGTGATGGAAGACAACGGTGGGGTAGTGACCGATGATAAGTCAATAGTGGCGTTCAACGAGCACTCCCCACGGTTCAATCGGGTCTTTAGCTAG
- a CDS encoding rhamnulokinase family protein, whose protein sequence is MKKHIAIDLGASNGRVLVGDLGEFEVVHRFVTQNDQILGEFYWNIQSLFAEIKVGLKRAFAKYGSDITSIGIDTWGVDYVLTDAKGSLASLCYHYRDSRTDGLIEQVSKQLGGKMRIYERTGIAFQPFNTLYQLAAMKRDRPETLKAASHYLSVPDLLAYWLTGIMKNERTHASTTQLYDPKQRTWAWDLIDDMGFERSLFGEIVDSGTVLGSLTTDVAHEVGASSEVVVIASAAHDTASAVAAVPAEAGGTPLYISSGTWSLLGVELSEPRTDQASMESGFTNEVAASGGIRFLKNIMGMWIQQECVRHWEREGHEIKWKELDEETLRCTDYEGYIDPADTRFLKPNSHDNLMTDRIDAWCQEHDLPKPSNNGEYMVAIYRGLAKAYAKAISDLEAVIGKKFTALHIIGGGCKNEILDQWAATETGLPVYAGPVEATALGNLVVQAWATGELKSLQEGRDRIKREQKVKIFKP, encoded by the coding sequence ATGAAAAAGCATATCGCCATCGACTTAGGTGCTTCCAACGGCCGGGTTCTCGTCGGGGACCTCGGTGAGTTTGAAGTCGTACATCGGTTTGTCACCCAAAACGACCAGATACTGGGGGAGTTCTATTGGAATATCCAAAGCCTGTTCGCCGAGATCAAGGTGGGACTGAAAAGGGCTTTTGCCAAGTATGGGAGTGATATCACCTCCATCGGCATTGACACCTGGGGCGTTGACTATGTGCTCACTGATGCAAAAGGGAGCTTGGCCTCCCTTTGCTATCACTATCGTGACAGCAGAACCGATGGCTTGATTGAACAGGTGTCGAAGCAGTTGGGTGGGAAGATGCGGATCTATGAGAGAACCGGAATTGCCTTCCAACCCTTCAATACCCTCTATCAGCTTGCAGCCATGAAACGTGATCGCCCTGAAACCTTGAAGGCGGCATCTCACTACCTATCGGTACCAGACCTGCTTGCCTATTGGTTGACTGGGATCATGAAGAATGAACGTACCCATGCTTCAACCACGCAATTGTATGATCCAAAGCAGAGAACATGGGCATGGGATCTGATCGATGATATGGGTTTTGAGCGTTCCTTGTTTGGGGAAATTGTTGACAGTGGTACTGTATTGGGAAGCTTGACCACGGATGTTGCCCACGAAGTGGGGGCCTCCTCTGAGGTGGTCGTAATTGCAAGCGCTGCTCATGATACTGCGAGTGCAGTAGCTGCCGTTCCTGCTGAGGCTGGAGGGACGCCACTGTACATCTCCAGCGGTACCTGGTCACTTCTGGGAGTTGAACTTTCTGAACCCCGAACTGACCAAGCTTCCATGGAGAGTGGTTTTACCAATGAGGTAGCAGCCAGCGGTGGTATCCGATTTCTCAAGAATATCATGGGTATGTGGATACAACAGGAGTGTGTCAGACACTGGGAAAGGGAAGGCCATGAGATTAAGTGGAAAGAGCTTGATGAAGAAACACTTCGCTGCACGGACTATGAGGGATACATCGACCCAGCCGATACTCGTTTTCTCAAACCCAATAGCCATGATAATCTGATGACTGACAGGATTGATGCCTGGTGCCAGGAGCATGATCTTCCCAAACCTTCCAATAATGGTGAGTATATGGTTGCCATCTATCGGGGCCTTGCCAAGGCCTATGCCAAGGCAATCAGCGATCTGGAAGCTGTGATCGGGAAGAAATTCACGGCTTTGCATATTATTGGTGGAGGATGCAAGAACGAGATTCTCGACCAATGGGCAGCCACTGAAACCGGTCTACCTGTGTATGCAGGACCGGTGGAAGCAACAGCTTTAGGTAATTTGGTTGTTCAAGCCTGGGCAACCGGTGAACTGAAAAGTCTGCAAGAGGGACGTGACCGGATCAAGCGGGAGCAGAAGGTAAAGATCTTCAAGCCGTAA
- a CDS encoding zinc-binding dehydrogenase — protein MEKKMMKGAKLPGNSTVAFGEFEIPKPGYGQVLVKTKCSTICGSDIRAIYREHLGKGPEGYQNVIAGHEPCGQIVEEGEGLKRFKKGDRVVVYHISGCGVCHECRQGYMISCTSDKRAAYGWQRDGGMAEYMLCDEKDLVYLPEELTYADGAQVACGFGTVYEAIEKVGVSGNDAVLVVGLGPVGLAALMLAKAMGANKLIGIESQGARIELAKKLGLVDHVFTPAEDNVAQIKALTGGNGVERAFDCSASDAGRATAIRATRKWGKIALVGEGGTVHFNPSEDMLHDQKTVYGSWVTSIWKMEDLVERLVRWGIHPEELITHRFPLEKADEAYALMASGACGKVAVCFDEELPS, from the coding sequence ATGGAAAAGAAAATGATGAAGGGAGCAAAGCTTCCTGGAAACAGTACCGTAGCATTCGGTGAGTTCGAGATTCCCAAGCCAGGGTATGGACAGGTGCTGGTCAAGACCAAGTGTAGTACCATATGCGGTAGTGATATCAGGGCAATCTATCGTGAACACCTCGGAAAAGGACCTGAAGGATACCAGAACGTCATTGCAGGACATGAGCCTTGTGGCCAGATTGTTGAAGAAGGCGAAGGGCTGAAGCGGTTCAAGAAAGGGGACCGTGTAGTCGTTTATCACATCAGCGGATGTGGAGTCTGCCATGAATGCCGCCAGGGCTATATGATCAGCTGCACAAGCGACAAGAGAGCTGCCTATGGCTGGCAGAGGGATGGGGGCATGGCTGAATACATGCTTTGTGACGAGAAAGATCTCGTCTATCTCCCAGAAGAATTGACCTATGCAGATGGTGCCCAGGTTGCTTGCGGCTTTGGTACGGTCTATGAAGCAATCGAAAAAGTAGGGGTAAGTGGTAATGATGCAGTGTTGGTTGTAGGACTTGGCCCAGTTGGACTGGCAGCATTGATGCTTGCCAAAGCGATGGGTGCGAACAAGCTGATTGGCATTGAATCCCAAGGTGCACGTATCGAACTAGCAAAGAAACTCGGCCTTGTTGATCATGTATTTACTCCTGCAGAAGACAATGTGGCACAGATTAAGGCCCTTACCGGAGGCAATGGTGTCGAACGCGCTTTCGATTGTTCAGCAAGCGATGCCGGTCGTGCAACTGCAATCAGGGCAACACGAAAGTGGGGAAAGATTGCCCTTGTGGGAGAAGGTGGCACGGTACATTTCAATCCAAGTGAGGATATGCTGCATGACCAGAAAACCGTATACGGAAGCTGGGTAACCAGTATCTGGAAAATGGAAGATCTTGTAGAGCGACTGGTTCGCTGGGGTATCCACCCTGAAGAACTCATTACTCACCGTTTCCCTCTTGAGAAAGCTGATGAGGCATATGCTCTGATGGCAAGTGGCGCATGTGGGAAGGTTGCTGTTTGTTTTGATGAGGAGCTTCCTAGCTAA